In Channa argus isolate prfri chromosome 15, Channa argus male v1.0, whole genome shotgun sequence, the DNA window CCTTCACCCCTCCCCCTGCGAAGGAGAACAATGGCTCTCAGAACACGCCAGGTAAACTCATTTCAATTACACTTTCTGGAATCACATGCCAGAAACACTGGCTGCAGTTTATTCTTGATTAACTTTCCTCGTtacctttctttctcctttagTGTACACAAGTGGAGGAGGAGGCTTCGGTTCAGACCTCAACTCTGGAGATGGCAAAAGGAAGTTTGTGAGCTACGACACAGCGCTGGGGAGCTCTCCCGGCATGACGACCTGTTCCAGCTGCCAGCAGCAGGTCATGACCAACGTCACTTACAAAGCAGGGACCTACGCCTGGCTCATGTGCTTACTCTTCATCTGCTGCGGGTGAGTGTGTATTACTTGTTGTACTAACGGGAGTGGGAATTGCTGTTATAGGTACAGAATGCAAACATAGTCCCAGCCCAAGTTCCCCTTTAAGGGTAACTTCAGTTATTTTCAGGGTGATTCcttgctgaaaaactcctccagatgatgtcatctggttgcTCATGCCACTGAGAATGTGGTCTTGGTTGATCTGTTTGACCTGCACGGCATCGTCTTAACTGAAAAAGCCTCCCCAGAACATCTCCAAATGTATTTCAGCTCAGAAACGGTCATCCAAAGGAGTTTTAGAAGGGCTGACATGTCTGACAactatttgaaaagaaaaatggtttAAGGTCAGTTCAAGTGTGTcatatattaaatgtaataaaaacagcagctgataaatgtgtgtaatgtcaCCAGTATTTCAAAAGATATTACTGTCcatgttttctaaatgtataGAAGGGTTACATATATTATACTAAGAGCTGAATATTATGTGCAATGGAAAGTGAAAACTAAATTCAATTTCTATCTGTCTTAGTTGAGAGATTGCTGACTATAAAATAATCTTATTGTGAAGAGTGTTGCTTTTATTACTGTAGTTTGTTCTGGACACAAACAGTCTAAATGCAACGTGGCAGATACTCAGTCCTCAATCTTAGTAATCAGCTCTTCACATGTCTCCTAACCTTGTTCCAAAAACAAGCACAATTCAAAGCTCTCAGTGTGATGGCTCAATATGTGTGTCGCAAATAAACCCCAACATGAATGTGattttatgaaatataaaaataggataaaaaaaaaaaaatgtatgagaAATTTTTTCTTCAATTTGAGCGTCACAAATGTTGCTTCCATTTTCGGTCGCACGAATGTGTCTCTGGTTTAATTAAAGCTCACGGCATTTATTGCAACAACATTAATATAAATTGGCAATGGGTTGTATTTAGGAAAGGACGGCAATCCTGTTCCTGCATTAGGggtttattttgatgtttttttagaCAATaggattaaaaataataataacactagAAAGTGTctggcattttttaaaaatacacttcaAAACTTTCCCCCATCCAAGTCATTTTTGTACGCAAAAATACCAGAAATGCATAATGGTCAGATTCTAGCTGCATGatgctgactgtgtgtgtttgtgtatgtgtgtttgttgcagatTAATCCTGTGCTGCTGCCTGATTCCATTCTTCTTGAAAAACTTCAAGGATGCGTATCACACGTGCCCCCGCTGCAACAGAATTCTGCACGTTGAGAAGAAGCAGTGCTGTAAATGACGACCAGGCGGGGAGAAATGAACCCAGAGAAATGAGACATAACATGTTACCTTTGTTAGACTTTGTGTTACctggtaaaacaaaacaaaaccaaacaaaaaaaaagcaccattaTGGGACAGCCAGAGAGACAAATCCCGGTTCAAATGTATCTTATTTCTATAAATGAGATATCACATTAAgccaaacaaaatcaaacaggAGTGACTGTCACATGACATATTATTAGCCAAACAGAATGGGAGTGATCGTGTTGTCCGAGTGTAAACATGCACACCACATGCTCTTTAGGGAAgccatcatatatatatatatatatatatatatatatatatatatatatatttttttttttacaatattccagcaaaaacattgtttcttattatcatagtaaaaaaaaaaggtttgcatGCAGTATGTTGTTATGAATGAAGGCTTGTACATAGATTTTTGATATCAGGGGATTGTGCATTTGAAACTTAATGAGACCAGCAGTCCATATGAAGGGATTGTTCCAGCTTTTGAATAAACAGCACCACTGTAAAACAGTCCAACACATTACATTACGCTACAGAAGAGGATGTTTGCTCATCCGTAGTTATTGCACAATAGATTTGTGTTGGAAATTAAATGAATCAACCAATGTGGCATATTTGTGTTCCATTTCTATATTATCTTTCATTAGATTACTCTCTTATGtttctcatatatatatatatatatatatatatatatatatatatatatatatatataggtctGGGGTCATTCTGAGAGGGTGTGAAGTTCAAAGGAAAGTTCATATCATATATGTAAAACAGCAGCCTGctggaaatataaataaattctgtttgatcttctttaaaaaaaatgtgtaatgtaaatacattacaaagcaaaattaaaacaaaatacagtatgatgTGATATATTAATTTGACATTATTTGACACCAGTGTTGAGAAAGTGTATagtttgaatgtttaaaatagtTACACTGTTAAAGGcccataagaaaaaaaatatattgtctgATCCTTGGTCTTCaattatttactattttaacAGTATTTCTCTAATAAATGTAGACAATATATATGATATATGGCACACTGGTGTTTCTTTTTAgaccttttattaaaaatgatggACAAACAGATGACCTGTTTCTTATGTTTATATGAAGCGGTTCATAGCTCCTGGATACACACAATGCTTGTGTGTTGTATAAATTGGCAGTGTGGAAAGGCATGAAGACAAGCTTTTCCACAGATATTCACCCAGTTTGCAAAAGTAATAATTAATTCCTGCAGGGAAACAAACCATACTTCCTTTTCTAACAACATGATGGATACTGTCCCAAAAAGTATTTTCCCCAATGCTCAATGATCATTTTCAGCATATGCATCACTGAGCAACTCTCAGAGGTGCGAATAGGTGCCATGGACGGATTCAGTTTTTATGATCCATTCGTGGCTGTATGCCACCCTCATATTGATTAAATACATCTCCGCAGCCAGTTATTGAAGCACACAAAGAGAACAAATGGGTCTGAGCAGGTGCCACAACCAGTAGAAAGCCCAGCAACTGCTCTCTGCCCAAAAACTAGCGACGCACCTAACACCCCAGGAAAACAGATCTGTTATTCTTGCATTTCGGTTTTGTGTGGATTAAAGTAATTAAACGTGCTTTTCAATGAGCTCTGTTGATGCTGGCAAGACTTTGGTTAAAGCCAGGCTAGCTGCTGCTTACGCTAAGCTTAGGTGCCAAATAGGCACAAGGGTGATATCAATTCTTTATCCTACACTCCAACATAGTTGTATTTTCAAATTTGTTGCATGGTTCCTTTGACAGTTTTTTGACCAGTTCTACAATGGCTACGGACAAGCAGCAGAGtatcgttttgtttttttatagaaaattTTATTCAACATACATTTTCCAGCAAAAAGGCAATATACAGGAATAGTTGTCGTACACTGCTGCTACACTGAGGATTTTAAACTGGAAAAGATCAAATTAAGGTGTGATTCTGCAGGTCATCTTTGTACTGCACTTTTTAACAAGACAAAACCAATGCAGTTAGTttttgaaaagaacaaaaatccaaatgtaacagaaaaaaaaaaaagaaaattgtcaaTGGTACATCAGGAacgcaaaaaaagaaaaaaaaaagaaaaaacctacACACAAGAAATATGAACACCTGGCTCCTTCTGTACCTGACAACAAAGGCGTGTTTCTCTTAAATTTTACACGGTcgtatttttaaatatacaattcTTAAATGTTGTCTTTACAGAGCCAGCTATGCGCTATTAGGGGAGCATTCCATCTgtgctttaaaagaaaaaaaaaagaaaagaaaaataaaattcatagGGCTTTAAGTGTTTCTTACAATGCTGGTTTTGTCTCTACACAATCCTCAGACCTGTGGGCTCTAAGAGTCTGCAGCTCCCTACCAAGCAAAGCACAGTAACTGCTCCCAACCACCTGGAGGCAACAGTTGCAATCGAGGGAGGACATTGGGAGAAGACGAAGCTTGTTTGTATGTATGAGGAGGAATGActgagaaaaacatgaaaacccctgcagaaaatttaaattgaaaataaagtCAGGGGTGGGGCTGGGGGTGATGTATGTGGGTGATGTCTGTGGATGTGTGCGTGTTCCTTTAAAGTCTCAGAGCAactcaaaaccacaaacacaatgtaCACGGCCAATGTACACTCCTGAGCTGAGAAACCTCTGACATTAAGTGCCAACGTGCAAGATGAAATACAGATttcctcatttttttccttttatttttaaacagctgtagatttattttattatacaagttctgcagaaagagacaaaaaaattcATTTATCCTCCAACCAAACTAAGTGTAAGAATTGGGTAAAACTGGAATAACTTGCTTTTGTTGCACTACAGAACAGGAGCAGAAAATATGTGAAACACATCAGATtgcagcagttaaaaaaaaaaataaatctgcaaattGCCCTCTGACCCTCCTTTTTGTCAGTTAGTCCTTGTGAGTATCCCTCCCATCAAATTCTCCACACAGCAGCATGATGCATCTTCAAACAtctctttatttaaaaacaacccccccccacccccccgcaAAATCTGGgaaccgaaaaaaaaaaaagtggcaacTGAGAGgtgggagaagaaaaaacaaacaaacaaacaaacaaaaagaattgtctgtgtgtaaacacaTACTATGACAACTTCCCCTCCACTCTGcttatttcataataaaacccAATTTCTCCCACTTCCAGACAggcaacaaaaaactaaacaggtAGAGAACAGGTAGAGAAGCCAGAACAgaaaagagaggggaaaaaaaaagaccaaacagCCTCAAATAGAGAGGGAgacagttaatttaaaaaaaaaaaaaaaagaagaagaagaagaaaaaaaagtcaggaggTGGTTGGTGCAGTTTATTTTGTGGTTGAAGAATAATCCGTCAGCTGCAGCAAGATCCATATCGCTGAAGACATAGTGCCAGTGTAGAG includes these proteins:
- the si:ch211-157c3.4 gene encoding lipopolysaccharide-induced tumor necrosis factor-alpha factor homolog-like — its product is MSADGKKVPPPYTVPVEGQGDGVKVYHVHTPFTPPPAKENNGSQNTPVYTSGGGGFGSDLNSGDGKRKFVSYDTALGSSPGMTTCSSCQQQVMTNVTYKAGTYAWLMCLLFICCGLILCCCLIPFFLKNFKDAYHTCPRCNRILHVEKKQCCK